The Thermococcus henrietii genome segment AGGGTTCTCATGATTATCGGCGTTGATACGCTCGTCCCTGCCTCGCGCAGGAGGTCGTCTATCGTGTAGTGGTATAGCCCGCGCCTGTCCGGGTAGAGCTTGGCCCTTACGCGGTTATGAATCTCGCGTATCTTCCTTATGGCTTCTCTAATGTCGTCCTTCGTTCCCTGGACGTTTATCTTCAGCGAGTCGAGCTTGCCGTGGACGTAGATGAAAGCGGGTAAGCGGAGCCTCTGGAGCTCCTTCATGAACTCCTCCTTTTCCACGTCGCTCTTGACGTGAATCGTTATTACCTTCTTGGCCCTCATAGAGACACCTTCAGCTTTCTGTAGTAGGGGGAGAGCTTTCTCGTCTCGACGTTTCCACAGCGCGGACAGATTAGCTTGTCCCCGCGCCTGATGAGGGGCGTTCTGCAACGGGAGCAGAGGGCGTAAACGACGCCGAGGTCCTTTCCACGGGTGGTGAGCTGTATCGGGCTCTTCTCGTTGGCTATAACCTTAGCCCTGACCACGTCACCAATCTTGAACTCCTTCGTTATGTCCTCAACAAAACCTTCCTTGACCTGCGAGATGTGGATTCCGGCGAGCTTTGAGGTCGCTATCTCCCTGTCGTTCTCGCGACCCTCTATCTGGAGGAGCTGAACTATAACGGCCTGTGGCTTGACCTCTATGACCCTCGCGAGGACTATGTCCCCGACCTGCGGAAGGGGCGGGGTGTCGGTCACAGGTTCGACGCTTATCTCCATCTTCTCCGGGTTGATTCTAACCTTGCCCGCTCTGGTTGCGTAGAGTTCGCCGTTCTCCTCTCTAACCCCCTCGCCGGGCATGAACTCCTCTATGACCCCGAGGTAATCTCCGGGGAGGACGAGGTCACCGTTTTTAACCTTCCTGTCTTCCATCCCCTCACCTCCGAAGATTTTCCGACGCCTTCTTTTTAAGCGTTCCCCAACGTTTATAGGCCGAAGGAAAAAGTTTTAGTAATTCGAAACGATGGAAGGGTGGTGGTAGGAATGAGAATGCTTCTGATACACGCCGACCACCTCGAGTACGAGGTCAGGGATAAAGCCTTGAAGAACCCCGAGCCCATAAGCGACGAGCAGAAGAAGGGCAGGCTCGACGAGGTGCTGGCGGTTTTCATAAGCGTCGAGAAGGTTGATGAGACCAACCCTGACTACGTCGTCGAAAAGGCCATCGAGGAGATAGAAGAGGTCGCGAAGCAGGTCAAGGCCGAGAGGATATTCGTTTACCCCTTCGCCCACCTCAGCAGTGAGCTGGCGAAGCCGGGCGTCGCCCTTGAGATACTCAAGAAGATAGAGGAGAAGCTGAAGGAGAATGGCTATGAGGTCAAGCGCGCTCCCTTCGGCTACTACAAGGCCTTCAAGCTGAGCTGTAAGGGACACCCGCTGGC includes the following:
- a CDS encoding exosome complex RNA-binding protein Csl4 codes for the protein MEDRKVKNGDLVLPGDYLGVIEEFMPGEGVREENGELYATRAGKVRINPEKMEISVEPVTDTPPLPQVGDIVLARVIEVKPQAVIVQLLQIEGRENDREIATSKLAGIHISQVKEGFVEDITKEFKIGDVVRAKVIANEKSPIQLTTRGKDLGVVYALCSRCRTPLIRRGDKLICPRCGNVETRKLSPYYRKLKVSL